A genomic region of Chryseobacterium sp. KACC 21268 contains the following coding sequences:
- a CDS encoding restriction endonuclease subunit S, which yields MSYRKIGDLIQVIDQRNRDLAITHLVGLTINKKFIPSVANIIGTDMANYKLIRKNQFACSTMQVRRDKKMPIALLKEFDIAIISQAYPVFEVIDENVILPDYLMLWFSRSEFDREACFHAVGGVRGSLEWEDFCGMQLPVPSIEEQQQIVAQYQSITNKIKVNEQICEKLEATAQTLYYNMVKENQCKESILKDMCSFQEGYVNPSQEHSKYFDGNIKWLRANDVNGGFILNTSRTLTEEGFNSAGTSALLFSPQTIVITKSGTIGRLGILCDYMCGNRAVINIKPNDECNLPFIFFVLRTKYNELIDMAVGSAQANLYVPILASLKINMPEKEVLNQFNLVGNNLLELIKFKTQETEKLTQLQSLLLSRLAVGEEVGA from the coding sequence ATGAGTTATAGAAAAATTGGAGATTTGATTCAAGTTATTGATCAGCGCAACAGAGATTTGGCGATTACACATCTTGTGGGATTAACGATTAATAAAAAGTTTATTCCGTCTGTTGCAAATATTATTGGGACGGATATGGCAAATTATAAGTTGATTAGGAAAAATCAGTTTGCCTGTAGTACAATGCAGGTTCGCAGAGATAAAAAAATGCCAATTGCTTTGTTAAAGGAATTTGACATCGCTATTATTTCGCAAGCATATCCGGTTTTTGAAGTCATTGATGAAAATGTGATTTTACCTGATTATCTGATGTTGTGGTTTTCCCGTTCTGAATTTGACAGAGAAGCTTGTTTTCACGCAGTAGGCGGTGTAAGAGGAAGTCTTGAATGGGAAGATTTTTGTGGAATGCAACTTCCGGTTCCTTCCATCGAAGAACAGCAACAAATTGTTGCGCAATACCAAAGCATAACCAACAAAATAAAAGTCAACGAGCAGATATGCGAAAAGTTGGAAGCTACTGCGCAGACCTTGTATTACAATATGGTTAAAGAAAACCAATGTAAAGAATCAATATTAAAAGATATGTGCTCATTTCAGGAGGGTTATGTAAATCCCTCTCAAGAACATTCAAAATATTTTGATGGGAATATTAAATGGCTAAGAGCGAATGATGTTAACGGAGGTTTTATTTTAAATACAAGTAGAACATTGACTGAAGAAGGATTTAACAGTGCAGGAACGAGTGCATTGCTTTTCTCTCCACAAACAATTGTTATTACAAAATCGGGAACAATAGGACGACTCGGAATCTTATGTGATTATATGTGTGGAAATAGGGCGGTAATAAATATAAAACCAAATGATGAATGTAATTTGCCTTTTATATTTTTTGTATTAAGAACTAAGTATAATGAGTTAATTGATATGGCTGTAGGTAGTGCTCAAGCGAATTTATATGTTCCAATTTTAGCTTCTTTGAAAATAAATATGCCTGAAAAAGAAGTTTTGAACCAATTTAACTTAGTTGGAAATAATCTTCTAGAATTAATAAAATTTAAAACGCAAGAAACCGAAAAACTCACACAACTGCAAAGTTTGTTGTTGTCGCGGTTGGCGGTTGGGGAGGAAGTGGGTGCTTAA
- a CDS encoding AAA family ATPase: protein MDIISKIEIKHFRSFDGGKDQEKVHIEELGDFNIFSGANDSGKSNVLRALNLFFNNEISPGVKFDRERDFSKIVSQRFDDDIQKRREQQKSDKEILETTDEIFKFKDLRRSDEVLTIKLTFNNKNKQRGLPEKFWISKIFSQYNNFAGAFNYPEALNKAQTTAFLNNFQFEYIPAIKDRNFFNYLFTRLQNYLFEKKDKLRKNKFRQSSDDFNKVLKSETGKLFENFFDSSGVQANFHIPNTLVDFFRTLSVQTENDVSLFERGDGVQARFIPEILDEISQGKNKNIIWGFEEPENSYEARNIRKIKEDFQYRYSKKYQIFITTHTKEFLATQRDYTQEEKDLLNNTKLAAVIRNDLMSKLSDSLTSSKVSIYRVWKNEKRTSLITRFDEKNNAWNDICDDLGVIQEARIIDELQEKILNQTEEIQKSSLTIDQQKSVYAQLEKDYKLCADNLQSAEEKIEEILKPILFVEDKYPEIYMIAYLKLNDIDFEENDLIEKFKENAYFAIRRACGAGSVAGFLAMNTTDGYEDKKIIGLFDHDKEGCENFYHLQKRTDWDNEILGDKKSGFYKKRKNHQHFFALLLPIPDRLENVTSNVINGKFQSFVEIENLISQQKLIDLDCVEEDQILDRPFYKIKDKIKSKAFQKFGGLPKEDFDDFNPLFDKIKILFDY from the coding sequence ATGGATATTATATCAAAAATTGAAATTAAACATTTTAGATCTTTTGATGGCGGAAAAGATCAAGAGAAAGTTCATATCGAAGAATTAGGAGATTTTAATATTTTTTCTGGAGCAAATGATAGTGGAAAGTCAAATGTTTTGAGAGCCTTAAATTTATTTTTTAATAATGAAATATCGCCAGGTGTAAAATTCGATAGAGAAAGAGATTTCTCAAAAATTGTTTCGCAAAGATTTGATGACGATATTCAGAAGAGAAGAGAGCAACAAAAATCTGACAAAGAAATTCTTGAAACAACAGATGAGATATTTAAATTCAAAGACTTAAGAAGGTCTGATGAAGTTTTAACAATTAAGCTAACTTTTAACAATAAAAATAAACAAAGGGGTCTACCTGAAAAATTTTGGATTTCTAAAATTTTTTCACAGTATAATAATTTTGCAGGAGCATTTAATTATCCTGAGGCGCTAAATAAGGCTCAAACAACCGCTTTTCTTAATAATTTTCAATTTGAATACATTCCAGCGATAAAAGATAGGAATTTCTTCAACTATCTCTTTACTAGATTGCAAAACTATTTGTTTGAGAAAAAAGATAAACTTAGAAAAAACAAATTCCGTCAAAGTTCTGATGACTTCAACAAGGTATTAAAGAGCGAAACAGGTAAGCTTTTTGAAAATTTTTTTGATAGTAGCGGTGTTCAGGCTAATTTTCATATACCAAATACTTTAGTTGACTTTTTTAGAACTTTATCTGTCCAAACCGAAAATGATGTTTCTCTGTTTGAAAGAGGTGATGGTGTGCAAGCCAGATTTATACCTGAAATTTTAGATGAAATATCCCAAGGAAAAAATAAAAATATTATTTGGGGGTTTGAAGAACCTGAAAACTCATATGAAGCAAGAAATATTAGAAAGATAAAAGAAGATTTCCAGTATAGATACTCAAAAAAATATCAAATTTTCATTACAACACATACTAAAGAATTTCTTGCTACACAACGTGATTATACACAAGAAGAAAAAGATTTATTGAATAACACCAAATTAGCTGCTGTAATAAGAAATGACTTAATGTCAAAATTATCTGATAGCTTGACATCAAGTAAAGTTTCAATTTACAGAGTGTGGAAAAATGAAAAAAGAACTTCATTGATAACTCGATTTGATGAAAAAAATAATGCTTGGAATGATATCTGTGATGATTTAGGTGTAATTCAAGAAGCGAGAATTATTGATGAACTACAAGAGAAAATACTTAATCAAACCGAAGAGATTCAAAAATCATCATTGACGATCGATCAACAAAAGAGTGTTTATGCTCAACTTGAAAAGGATTATAAACTTTGTGCAGATAATCTACAATCCGCTGAGGAAAAAATTGAAGAAATTTTAAAGCCTATATTATTTGTTGAGGATAAATATCCAGAAATATATATGATTGCATATCTTAAATTAAATGATATTGATTTTGAAGAAAATGATTTAATTGAGAAATTTAAGGAAAATGCCTATTTTGCTATTAGAAGGGCTTGCGGGGCAGGATCAGTAGCGGGCTTCTTAGCAATGAATACAACTGATGGTTATGAGGATAAGAAAATCATAGGTTTGTTTGACCACGACAAGGAAGGTTGTGAAAATTTCTATCATCTTCAAAAAAGAACGGATTGGGATAATGAAATATTGGGAGATAAAAAATCGGGCTTTTACAAGAAAAGAAAAAATCATCAGCATTTTTTTGCGCTCTTACTACCAATTCCAGATAGATTAGAAAATGTAACTAGTAATGTCATTAATGGCAAATTTCAAAGTTTTGTAGAGATTGAGAATTTGATTTCGCAGCAAAAATTAATAGATTTAGATTGCGTGGAAGAAGATCAAATTTTGGATAGACCTTTTTATAAAATTAAAGATAAAATTAAATCAAAAGCATTTCAAAAATTTGGAGGTTTACCAAAAGAAGATTTTGACGATTTTAATCCACTCTTTGACAAAATTAAAATATTATTCGATTATTAA
- a CDS encoding DUF262 domain-containing HNH endonuclease family protein — translation MDASKKTINDIFNGNRILEIPFFQRAYVWGEKQWERLLEDMEAVSKTNKPYFLGSVILKQQPTSSASKVGDIRTLIDGQQRLTTLNIFFKVLCLKSGKNAMFDRTFRLMTDELALSHSHNDIDKFTEVLSVIDLVDLPGEDNITKCYGYFKKSINVDNLDFQKILANILFVGIDLDPNEDEQQIFDTINSLGVTLTTAELLKNYFFNRDIKLYEKYWKNLFEKDEDVKKYWDREITAGRVKRTFIDLFFDAFLQIKIQDKSFGVKTEDKIAYARGEHLFESYKDFIKNYLDGNNNTLLDEIKEYAEIFAKNFDYEIINREISSSNHIERLNAIIFGLDNSTLISYVLYVLKNVTNTVEQDNIFQFLESYIMRRMVAHTMNKNYNQLFTERFIGNKILTVQAIKEFIEKSTDTSTFIPTNQEVLEGFNKSILINKQSAGILYLLESKHRKSHLHSTALLGINKYSLEHLMPKNWSKNWGTLPTQDDTIKRSRKLLTLGNLTIITQSLNSSIRDSDWQTKKEGKGDKKGLEDYASGLETMNKYLILSIWDENAINLRAKDLYNIAEKVWTI, via the coding sequence ATGGACGCATCAAAAAAAACAATTAATGATATTTTTAACGGTAACCGTATTTTAGAAATTCCCTTTTTTCAGAGAGCTTACGTTTGGGGTGAAAAACAATGGGAGAGACTTTTAGAAGATATGGAAGCAGTTTCAAAAACGAACAAACCTTATTTTTTAGGTTCTGTAATTCTTAAACAGCAACCAACCTCGTCAGCAAGTAAAGTTGGGGATATTCGAACCTTAATTGATGGTCAACAAAGGCTAACAACATTAAATATTTTTTTTAAAGTTCTCTGTTTGAAAAGTGGTAAAAACGCAATGTTTGATAGGACTTTCAGATTAATGACCGATGAACTGGCTTTATCACACAGTCATAATGATATAGATAAGTTTACCGAGGTTTTGTCTGTAATTGATTTAGTTGATTTGCCTGGAGAAGATAACATAACCAAATGTTATGGTTACTTTAAAAAATCAATCAATGTTGATAATTTAGATTTTCAAAAAATACTTGCCAATATATTATTTGTTGGAATCGACTTAGATCCAAATGAAGATGAGCAACAAATATTTGATACGATTAATTCTTTAGGGGTAACATTGACAACTGCTGAGTTGTTGAAAAACTATTTTTTCAACCGTGATATTAAACTATACGAAAAGTACTGGAAAAATCTTTTTGAAAAGGATGAAGATGTCAAAAAATATTGGGATCGCGAGATAACAGCTGGTCGCGTTAAGAGAACATTTATAGATTTATTTTTTGATGCATTCCTTCAAATTAAGATACAAGACAAAAGTTTCGGTGTAAAAACTGAAGATAAAATTGCTTATGCTCGTGGTGAACATCTGTTTGAATCATATAAAGACTTCATAAAAAATTATCTCGATGGAAACAATAATACATTACTAGATGAAATTAAGGAGTATGCAGAAATATTTGCAAAAAACTTTGATTACGAAATCATCAATAGAGAGATATCTTCAAGCAACCATATAGAAAGATTAAATGCTATAATTTTCGGACTAGATAATAGCACATTGATTTCATATGTACTCTATGTTTTAAAAAATGTAACAAATACCGTAGAACAAGATAATATATTCCAGTTCCTAGAGTCATACATAATGAGAAGGATGGTTGCACATACAATGAATAAAAATTATAATCAATTATTTACGGAAAGATTCATAGGTAACAAGATTCTGACTGTTCAAGCTATTAAAGAATTTATTGAAAAAAGTACAGATACATCTACGTTTATTCCGACAAATCAAGAAGTTTTGGAAGGCTTTAATAAATCAATTTTAATCAATAAACAGTCTGCTGGAATTTTATATTTATTAGAATCTAAACATCGAAAATCTCATCTGCATTCTACAGCTTTGTTAGGAATTAACAAATACAGTTTAGAGCACCTAATGCCTAAGAATTGGTCTAAAAACTGGGGAACATTACCAACCCAAGATGATACCATCAAAAGGAGTAGAAAATTGTTGACACTAGGTAACTTAACTATCATCACGCAGTCTTTAAATTCGTCAATCCGGGATTCGGATTGGCAAACAAAAAAAGAAGGAAAAGGTGATAAAAAAGGGTTAGAGGACTATGCGTCAGGTCTTGAAACAATGAACAAGTACTTGATATTAAGTATTTGGGATGAGAACGCTATAAATTTACGAGCAAAAGACCTTTATAATATAGCAGAAAAAGTTTGGACGATATAA
- a CDS encoding AAA family ATPase — MKIQEYLEIHNISFDKLKELYPDEYRTRFNSEINLNWLVPIEDKLYKLDDKDQRIISEVINVLKSNESFTESHKRILSIFVSKINSIVNVADRINNFKDGKKLQNNSYLELYELFNYIKLSDSLISFDFTLNKNLQSFIPHLFSVIKNCQDPQNYPVYYKFWKQINKEVLHQNDDYDTLCRLFRTFPDENRNTQFGSYFSVIAEKLISNIDNYQSLEKYSTAKYLKEKVINLKEYNILLEKHINKLDTNKNFREITEDFKQYILNSNCLINNFEIQKVHDHYVWISDNVRIIGKSGFCHYELITRKEYPQKIWIELHFDKKWKTKAKKILINSLDEDFFWNSDHKGGELSLALKENIDFNDNEILKKLESGLFKFDEILGTMVRSLYSINVKENFIDWFIKRDGEENNYFSKNFKSDKSVITAEFLEYENFYRSSFDTELFTFNGNNIEYQITIIANNLKEKKSSFSSYYGKVGSGGKEAILGKKNYLRFLREYFEKSTSYVENDNIIIPLNKILYGPPGTGKTHKLLNEYYTHFEVQNKTVSKQEFEFEIINKLSWWQVFALILLENKSSTVPDIKKHRFVDYKLQVSNTKSLSQTVWGQLSAHTIEDSATVQYNKRTEPLIFNKSTGSVWEIVDDKKELIDELLELSQKIRNYKEKVVTSKNYKFITFHQSFSYEDFIEGIKPTLDKELNDESSEVSYTIEKGIFYECCNEAAKLAGFLSLKDSIENYTKEERVVKFENACPYGLFIDEINRGNISQIFGELITVIEDTKRLGKDEIIVELPYSKDKFGVPSNLYIIGTMNTADRSVESLDTALRRRFCFEEMLPNLEVLNDKIIEGIELKKLLSTINKRVEILLDRDHTIGHSYFIDVKTEQDLRNTFKNNIIPLLQEYFYGDYEKIGMILGEKFFDVPEKYNKDVFASFPSQNYPESGSMIRLKVIDDGFNIIEALKVLLKIEVNN; from the coding sequence ATGAAAATACAAGAATATTTAGAAATACATAATATTTCATTTGATAAATTGAAAGAATTGTATCCTGATGAATATCGAACAAGATTTAATAGTGAGATAAATTTGAATTGGCTAGTTCCAATTGAGGATAAATTATACAAATTAGATGATAAAGATCAAAGAATTATAAGTGAGGTTATAAATGTTTTAAAATCTAATGAAAGTTTTACTGAATCACATAAAAGAATTTTATCAATTTTTGTATCAAAAATTAACTCAATTGTTAATGTTGCAGACAGAATTAATAATTTCAAAGATGGGAAAAAACTGCAAAACAATAGTTACTTAGAACTTTATGAATTATTTAATTATATCAAATTAAGTGATTCTCTAATTAGTTTTGATTTTACATTGAATAAAAATCTACAATCTTTTATTCCTCACTTATTTTCAGTAATTAAAAACTGTCAAGATCCACAGAATTACCCAGTATATTATAAGTTTTGGAAGCAAATAAATAAAGAAGTTTTACACCAAAATGATGATTATGATACTTTATGTAGGTTGTTTCGAACTTTTCCTGATGAAAATAGGAATACCCAATTCGGATCTTATTTCAGTGTTATTGCTGAAAAACTTATTAGCAATATTGATAATTATCAGTCATTAGAAAAATATTCAACAGCTAAATATCTTAAAGAAAAAGTAATAAATCTAAAGGAGTATAATATTCTTTTAGAAAAACATATAAATAAGTTGGATACAAATAAAAATTTTCGTGAAATTACAGAAGATTTCAAACAATATATTCTAAACAGTAACTGCCTAATAAATAATTTTGAGATTCAGAAAGTCCATGATCATTATGTTTGGATTTCCGATAATGTAAGAATTATAGGTAAAAGTGGTTTCTGCCATTATGAATTGATTACGAGAAAAGAATATCCTCAAAAGATTTGGATTGAGTTACATTTTGATAAGAAGTGGAAGACAAAAGCAAAAAAAATATTAATCAACAGCTTAGATGAAGATTTTTTTTGGAATTCAGATCATAAAGGTGGTGAACTAAGTTTAGCACTGAAAGAAAACATAGATTTCAACGACAATGAAATTCTGAAAAAGCTGGAAAGTGGTTTGTTTAAATTTGATGAGATATTAGGCACTATGGTCAGAAGTTTATATTCAATAAATGTAAAAGAAAACTTTATTGATTGGTTTATTAAAAGGGACGGAGAAGAAAACAACTATTTTTCAAAAAATTTTAAATCTGACAAAAGTGTAATTACAGCTGAATTTTTAGAATACGAAAACTTCTACAGAAGTAGTTTTGATACTGAATTATTCACTTTCAATGGTAATAACATTGAATATCAAATTACTATAATAGCCAACAATCTAAAAGAAAAAAAATCCTCATTTTCTTCCTATTATGGCAAAGTTGGCAGTGGAGGCAAGGAAGCAATATTAGGTAAAAAAAATTACTTACGGTTTTTACGCGAATACTTTGAAAAATCTACTTCTTACGTAGAAAATGATAATATAATTATACCATTAAATAAAATACTTTACGGACCTCCAGGAACAGGGAAGACCCACAAATTACTGAATGAGTATTACACTCATTTCGAAGTTCAAAATAAAACTGTAAGTAAACAAGAGTTTGAATTTGAAATTATTAATAAACTTAGTTGGTGGCAAGTATTTGCTCTCATACTTCTTGAAAATAAAAGTTCAACGGTACCGGATATTAAGAAACATAGGTTTGTAGATTATAAACTGCAAGTTTCAAATACTAAAAGCTTAAGCCAAACAGTTTGGGGACAATTATCTGCACACACAATTGAAGACTCAGCTACTGTTCAATATAATAAAAGAACTGAACCCCTGATTTTCAACAAATCAACTGGTTCTGTTTGGGAAATTGTTGATGACAAAAAAGAACTAATTGATGAGCTACTAGAATTATCACAAAAGATTAGAAATTATAAGGAAAAAGTTGTTACCTCTAAAAACTACAAATTCATTACTTTCCATCAATCTTTTTCTTATGAAGATTTTATTGAAGGAATTAAACCTACATTGGATAAGGAATTAAACGATGAATCTTCTGAAGTAAGTTACACTATTGAAAAAGGAATTTTCTATGAGTGTTGTAATGAGGCAGCAAAGCTTGCTGGATTTTTGAGCTTGAAAGATTCCATTGAAAATTACACTAAAGAGGAAAGAGTAGTTAAGTTTGAGAATGCTTGTCCTTACGGTTTATTCATTGATGAAATTAATCGAGGTAACATTTCCCAAATATTTGGAGAGTTAATCACTGTTATTGAAGATACAAAAAGGCTCGGTAAGGATGAGATTATAGTTGAACTACCTTACAGCAAAGATAAATTTGGCGTTCCTTCCAATCTCTATATTATCGGTACAATGAACACCGCAGATAGAAGCGTAGAATCTCTTGATACCGCATTGAGAAGACGTTTTTGTTTTGAAGAAATGTTACCCAATCTTGAAGTTCTTAACGATAAAATTATCGAAGGAATAGAACTGAAAAAATTATTATCAACAATTAATAAAAGAGTTGAAATATTGCTGGACAGAGACCATACCATCGGTCATTCTTACTTCATTGATGTAAAAACAGAGCAAGATCTCAGAAATACTTTTAAGAATAATATCATCCCGTTGTTGCAAGAATATTTCTACGGAGATTACGAGAAAATAGGAATGATTTTAGGAGAAAAGTTTTTTGATGTTCCTGAGAAATATAACAAAGATGTTTTCGCGAGTTTCCCCTCACAGAATTATCCAGAAAGTGGCAGTATGATTCGTTTAAAAGTTATTGATGATGGTTTTAATATCATCGAAGCTTTAAAAGTTCTTCTGAAAATAGAGGTTAATAATTAA
- a CDS encoding HsdR family type I site-specific deoxyribonuclease, with protein MKYTESQLEKSFIHLLKEEGYEYVNGKGVVRASHQEVLIREDLSDFLLSRYPDLETIELETLINELAYQPASNLYDSNKYIGKLLADGLIFKRNNPSKKDLHIRYIDIDESSLLKTNRFKIVNQLEIQGKELRIPDLILYINGIPVVVFEFKTTIEEGVTIHDAYKQLSLRYRRDIPELMKYNAFCIISDGVNNKAGSLFAPYDFFYGWHKITGEEKKTLTGIHTVTSIVHGMLNKQRLCDILHHFILFPDTSKKEEKILCRYPQYYAANKLFDNIQKHRKPEGDGKGGTYFGATGCGKSYTMLYLSRLLMRSTQLASPTIIIISDRTDLDDQLSRDFTNAKDFIGDENIVNIESRADLRSRLRGRESGGVFLTTVQKFAEDSEILSDRTNIICISDEAHRSQVNLDLKVRIDEDGVKKSYGFAKYLHDSLPNATYVGFTGTPIDKTLDVFGPVVDSYTMFESVVDEITVRLVYEGRAAKVNLNHIKVVEIEQYYQNAVAEGASEYHVEASQKAIARMEVILGDPGRIEAIAQDFITHYEKRIEEKATVAGKVMFVCASREIAYKLYKEIIRLRPEWSEKSIAENLSEKEQKEIKPIERIKMVMTRNKDDEESLWNLLGNKEDRKELDRQFKQIHSNFKIAIVVDMWLTGFDVPFLDTIYIDKPLQKHNLIQTISRVNRKFEGKDKGLVVDYIGIKKNLNHALGLFNNTTAADDFEDLDKAVIIVRDQLDLLRQFFYQFDTTDYFKGSPVEQLHCLNRASELVLLTEKSEKFFVDVTKKLKAAYNLTCGSEIFNDKETDEIHFYFAIKSIVVKLTKGEVPDTAQMNAKVSKMVEDAIISEGVEEIFKLDDNKANAIDLFNDKFLEKINDLELPNTKIKILERLLKQAISDFKKVNKVKGIEFSERLQKIINSYNERSEADLLDYDGIQADTSEQILDLILKLRTEMASFEDLGINYEEKAFYDILDMVCKQYGFEFDKDKMLELAREIKKIVDDTAKFPDWSDRDDIKAQLKMEIIVKLHQFGYPPITQDEVYKNVLEQAENFKRNRL; from the coding sequence ATGAAATACACCGAATCCCAACTAGAAAAATCATTCATCCATCTTCTGAAAGAGGAAGGCTATGAGTACGTGAATGGCAAAGGCGTAGTTCGGGCATCGCATCAGGAGGTTTTAATTCGGGAAGATTTGAGTGATTTTTTGCTGTCTCGCTACCCCGATTTGGAAACGATAGAGCTGGAAACCCTAATCAATGAACTGGCGTATCAACCTGCCTCCAATCTTTACGACAGTAATAAATACATTGGCAAACTCTTGGCAGACGGTCTCATTTTTAAGAGAAACAATCCTTCTAAGAAAGATTTGCACATCCGTTATATCGATATTGATGAAAGCAGTCTTTTGAAAACCAATCGGTTTAAGATTGTAAACCAGCTGGAGATTCAGGGAAAAGAACTACGGATTCCGGATTTGATTCTGTACATCAATGGGATTCCGGTGGTGGTATTTGAGTTTAAAACAACGATAGAAGAAGGGGTTACCATTCACGATGCTTACAAACAACTGAGTTTACGCTACCGAAGAGATATTCCGGAACTGATGAAATACAATGCGTTCTGCATCATCAGCGACGGCGTGAACAACAAAGCAGGTTCTCTGTTTGCGCCTTACGATTTCTTCTACGGTTGGCACAAAATAACGGGCGAAGAAAAAAAAACCTTAACGGGAATCCATACCGTAACTTCCATTGTCCACGGAATGCTGAACAAGCAGAGGCTTTGTGATATTCTGCATCACTTTATCCTGTTTCCAGATACGTCTAAAAAAGAAGAAAAAATCCTGTGCCGTTATCCGCAGTATTATGCTGCCAACAAACTGTTTGACAATATCCAGAAACACCGCAAACCGGAAGGCGATGGGAAAGGCGGAACCTACTTCGGAGCGACAGGTTGCGGGAAAAGTTATACAATGCTTTACCTGTCGAGACTGTTGATGCGTTCCACGCAATTGGCAAGTCCGACCATCATTATTATCTCCGACCGTACCGATCTGGATGATCAGCTGTCGAGAGATTTTACTAATGCAAAAGATTTCATTGGGGACGAAAATATTGTGAATATAGAATCCAGAGCCGATCTTAGATCAAGATTGCGGGGCAGAGAAAGTGGCGGTGTTTTTCTGACGACCGTTCAGAAATTTGCAGAGGATAGTGAGATTTTAAGTGACCGTACCAATATTATCTGTATCTCCGACGAAGCCCACCGCTCGCAGGTCAATCTTGATTTGAAAGTCCGCATTGATGAAGATGGAGTTAAAAAATCGTATGGTTTTGCAAAATATCTTCACGATTCTCTTCCGAATGCGACGTATGTAGGATTTACGGGAACGCCTATCGATAAAACTCTGGATGTATTTGGTCCTGTGGTAGATTCCTACACGATGTTTGAATCTGTGGTGGATGAAATCACGGTTCGACTGGTGTATGAAGGACGTGCTGCAAAGGTTAATCTTAACCATATAAAAGTGGTTGAAATTGAACAGTATTATCAAAACGCTGTAGCAGAAGGCGCTTCGGAATACCACGTGGAAGCCAGCCAGAAAGCCATTGCAAGAATGGAAGTGATTTTGGGTGACCCTGGAAGAATCGAAGCGATTGCGCAGGATTTCATTACGCATTATGAAAAGCGAATCGAGGAGAAAGCAACCGTTGCCGGAAAGGTAATGTTCGTTTGTGCCTCGCGTGAGATTGCCTATAAACTTTATAAAGAAATCATCAGGCTAAGACCAGAATGGAGTGAAAAAAGTATTGCGGAAAACCTTAGCGAAAAAGAGCAGAAAGAAATCAAACCCATCGAGCGCATTAAAATGGTAATGACCAGAAACAAAGATGACGAAGAAAGTTTGTGGAATCTGCTCGGCAACAAAGAAGACCGAAAAGAATTGGACCGGCAGTTTAAACAGATCCATTCCAATTTCAAAATAGCCATCGTGGTCGATATGTGGCTCACAGGTTTTGATGTTCCGTTTTTGGATACGATTTATATTGATAAACCCTTGCAAAAGCATAATCTGATACAGACGATTTCCCGTGTGAACAGAAAGTTTGAAGGCAAGGATAAAGGTCTGGTGGTCGATTACATCGGCATCAAGAAAAACCTGAATCACGCTTTGGGCTTATTCAACAATACCACTGCAGCCGATGATTTTGAAGATCTTGACAAAGCGGTGATTATCGTGAGAGATCAGTTGGATTTACTGCGACAGTTTTTCTATCAGTTTGATACCACCGACTATTTCAAAGGTTCGCCTGTTGAACAGTTGCATTGTCTGAACCGTGCCTCTGAATTGGTTTTGCTCACAGAAAAGTCGGAAAAGTTCTTTGTAGATGTGACCAAAAAACTAAAGGCTGCCTACAATCTCACTTGCGGTTCGGAAATCTTTAATGACAAAGAAACCGATGAGATTCATTTTTATTTTGCCATTAAATCAATTGTGGTCAAGCTGACCAAAGGCGAAGTTCCAGATACTGCACAGATGAATGCGAAAGTGAGCAAGATGGTAGAAGATGCCATTATCTCGGAAGGCGTGGAAGAAATCTTTAAACTGGATGACAATAAGGCCAATGCAATTGATTTGTTTAACGATAAGTTTCTTGAGAAAATCAATGACCTTGAATTGCCTAATACCAAGATAAAAATCCTTGAGCGCCTTTTAAAACAGGCCATCTCTGACTTCAAAAAAGTAAACAAAGTAAAAGGCATCGAGTTCTCTGAAAGACTACAGAAAATCATCAACAGCTACAACGAGCGAAGTGAAGCTGACCTGTTGGATTACGACGGCATCCAAGCTGATACTTCGGAACAGATTCTCGACCTGATCTTAAAGCTGCGTACCGAAATGGCTTCGTTTGAAGATCTGGGAATCAACTATGAAGAGAAAGCTTTCTACGATATTCTCGATATGGTCTGCAAACAATATGGGTTTGAATTCGACAAAGACAAAATGCTGGAGCTTGCCCGAGAAATCAAAAAGATTGTAGATGATACCGCTAAATTTCCCGACTGGAGTGATAGAGATGACATTAAAGCGCAATTGAAAATGGAGATTATTGTAAAGCTGCATCAGTTTGGGTATCCGCCGATTACGCAGGATGAGGTTTATAAAAATGTGCTGGAGCAGGCGGAGAATTTTAAGAGGAATAGGTTATGA